GGGTACCGCCGTTGGCGGTGCCGAAGGAGCGGTCCCCGGTGCCCTCGAGGCCGATCACCAGCCCGTAGCCGATCACCCGGCGCGGGATGCTCCCGGCCGGGGTGACGAGGTCGCCCACCCGCTGGGTGGCCTGGGCGCCGAGCGGTCCACCCAGGAGCGCCAGCGCCGCAAGGATGCGCAGCGCCTGCGCCGCCACGAGGTCCAGCCGTCGCGGCGCGCTCATGGCCAGAAGATGGAAAGGATGCTGCCAAGGATCCCCTTGGCCGGGCCGATCTTCTTGCCCTTGTAGCTGATCACCGACTCGGCGATGCGCGAGGAGGGGACCGTGTTCTGGGAGGAGACGTCCTCCGGCCGGACCACGCCCTCGACCTGGATCACCTGGTTGCGGCCATCCACGCCCACGGTCTTCTCGCCCTTGAGGTGGGCGATGCCCGACGGCTCGATGGAGACCACCCGCACGCTGATCACGGCGGTGAGGTCACCCTGGCGGCCGGCGTCGGCGGTGTTGCGGCTGTTGTTGTTGACCCCGCTCTGGAAGCCCTTCTGCGGCCCGATGGCGAGGTCGGTCCCGACGTTCAGGTTGAGCCCCATCTCCTGCTTGCGGTTGCTCACCGCGTTCTGGCTCTGCCGTTCGCTGGCGTTGACGGTCTCGTCCACCACGATGGTGACGATGTCGCCCACCATCAGCGGCCGCTTGTCGCTGAACCAGCCGGCGCGGGCGGCGACCGGGGCGGCCTGCACCGCCGGCGCGCCGGCCGGCGCGGGCTGGGCGGTGCTCGGCGCGGCCGGGGCGGCCTGCGCCCCCAGGCCCGCCGCGCCGCCGAGGAGCGCCAGCGGCAGGACCGCGGCGCGGAGGAACGAACGACTCATGGCATCCTCGCTTCGCCGGGCGCGACGACGGTGCCGATGAGCACCCCCGTCCGCCGGCCGGTGCGCACGCGGACGGTCTCACCGACCACGGCGTCATTGAGTGCGGTGCCCTCGAGGGCCACCGACACGTTGCCTTCACTCCAGTGCACCCGGACCGGCTGCCCCGCGGCGATGACCGGCGGCGGCGCCACCCGGGGCGGCACCAGCGCCTCCCCCGCCGCCACCGCCCGGCGGACCAGCCAGCCGGCGGCCGGTCGCGGCGCGAGATCGGCCAGGGGCGGTCCCCATTGCACGTGCGGCTCGGCGCGGAGGTCTCCCTCGACCAGGGTCATCCCCGGGCGGAGCGCGCGGGCCGCGACCAGGCGCGGCACCGTGACGCCCACCCGGAGCCGCACCGCCACGGGCGGCCGGCCCCGCGGCTCGAAGGTCACGGCATACCAGCCGCCGTCGCCGTTGCCGAGCAGGCGGAAGCCGCTCGCATCGGGGAGGTCGCCGAGCGCGCCGCTGCCCCAGCTCAGCACCAGGCCGGTGGTATCCACCGCCCACGAGCGCGCCACCGCCTCGGCCACCCGCGCCGCGAGGCGGGGGGAGAGCGCGCCGCTCACCGCGGTGAGGCGGGCGGCCTGCTGCCCCGCGAGCGGGGTGAAGAGGGCGAGGAAGGGCGTCATGAGCGTCAGCAGCCGGACCGGCCACCGGGCCGGTCCGCGGTCCCTATCGGATGAGCTCATTGGTCACCGTCTGGATCATCTCCTCGGCGGTCTTGATGGCCTTGGAGTTGACCTCGTAGGCGCGCTGGGCCGCGATCATGTCCACCATCTCCTGGACGATCTCGACGTTCGACGCCTCCAGCGATCCCTGCACCACCGCGCCGAAGCCATCCTCCATCGGCACGCCCGTCATCGGATCGCCGGAGGCGGCGGTGGCCTGGTAGTTGTTCCCGCCGAGGGAGAGCAGCCCGCTGGGATTGGCGAAGCGGGCCAGCTCGAGCTGCCCCAGGTCCACGGTCTCGCCGGTGTTGCCGAGGACGGCGCTGACCTGGCCGGTGGTCGAGACGGTGATCTGGACCGCCTCGGGGGGCACGGTGATCTCGGGCTGGATCATGAAGCCGGCGTGGGTCACCAGGGCGCCGGTGTCGGCGGCGCGGGTGAAGGTGCCGTCGCGGGTGTAGGCGGTGCTGCCGTTGGGCATCTGGAGCTGGAAGAACCCCTCGCCCTCGAGGGCGAAGTCGAACGGGTTGTTGGTCACCTCGAAGGAGCCCTGGGTGTGCACCCGCTGCACGTCGGCCAGCCGGACGCCGCGGCCGATCTGGATCGGGGCCAGGGTCTCGGTGCCCTCGTAGCGGACCAGCTGCGCCCCCTGCAGGGTCTCGTAGAGCATGTCCTCGAAGTTGGTGCGGCTGCGCTTGAACGAGGTGGTGTTCACGTTCGCGAGGTTGTTCGCGATCGCGTCGATGCGGGTCTGCTGGGCGCGCATGCCCGAGGCGGAGGCGCGGAGTCCGGGGTTCATCGTCTGCTCCCTGTCGGCCGCGCGCACCGGGGTGCGCGCGTTCCTGGTTGTGCACGTCGCCGTGCGTCCGTGCCTGCGGGTGCGCCGGCGCTAGCCGACCTTGCCCACCTCGTTGACCACGTTGGCCAGCACGCCGTCGAGGGCCTTGAGGCTGTCGACGTTGGCGGCGTAGGCCCGCTGGATCGTGACCAGGTCCACCACGCC
The Gemmatimonadota bacterium DNA segment above includes these coding regions:
- a CDS encoding flagellar basal body L-ring protein FlgH, producing MSRSFLRAAVLPLALLGGAAGLGAQAAPAAPSTAQPAPAGAPAVQAAPVAARAGWFSDKRPLMVGDIVTIVVDETVNASERQSQNAVSNRKQEMGLNLNVGTDLAIGPQKGFQSGVNNNSRNTADAGRQGDLTAVISVRVVSIEPSGIAHLKGEKTVGVDGRNQVIQVEGVVRPEDVSSQNTVPSSRIAESVISYKGKKIGPAKGILGSILSIFWP
- the flgA gene encoding flagellar basal body P-ring formation protein FlgA → MTPFLALFTPLAGQQAARLTAVSGALSPRLAARVAEAVARSWAVDTTGLVLSWGSGALGDLPDASGFRLLGNGDGGWYAVTFEPRGRPPVAVRLRVGVTVPRLVAARALRPGMTLVEGDLRAEPHVQWGPPLADLAPRPAAGWLVRRAVAAGEALVPPRVAPPPVIAAGQPVRVHWSEGNVSVALEGTALNDAVVGETVRVRTGRRTGVLIGTVVAPGEARMP
- the flgG gene encoding flagellar basal-body rod protein FlgG, whose amino-acid sequence is MNPGLRASASGMRAQQTRIDAIANNLANVNTTSFKRSRTNFEDMLYETLQGAQLVRYEGTETLAPIQIGRGVRLADVQRVHTQGSFEVTNNPFDFALEGEGFFQLQMPNGSTAYTRDGTFTRAADTGALVTHAGFMIQPEITVPPEAVQITVSTTGQVSAVLGNTGETVDLGQLELARFANPSGLLSLGGNNYQATAASGDPMTGVPMEDGFGAVVQGSLEASNVEIVQEMVDMIAAQRAYEVNSKAIKTAEEMIQTVTNELIR